Within the Natranaeroarchaeum sulfidigenes genome, the region CCCATGGCCGTAGAGTTGACGACGAGCGAGATGCCCGATCGAATCCGTGAACTCGACGAGTGGGGAATGGGATTTGACCGAACCGAGAACGGGCGGATCAACCAGCGGTACTTCGGCGCACAGTCGTTCCGCCGGACCTGTTTCGTCGGCGACCGGACTGGCGAGGCGATGCTCGACGCGCTGGTCTCGAAGGCCCAGTCGCTGTCGATTCCCTACCGCGAGAACGTGATGATAACCCGCCTCCTCTCGGACGGTACCGGGGTCCACGGCGCGGTGGGCTACGACATGGAGACGGGGGAGTTCCTCCTGTTCGAGACAGACCACGTCGTCCTCGCCGCTGGTGGCTACTCCGCACTGTACAACCGCCACTCCTCGCGGGACGACGAGAACAACGGCGACGGCCCCGTGCTAGCCCTCGAAGCGGGAGCCTCGCTGATGGACATCGAGTTCGTCCAGTTCCACCCCACGGGAATGGTCGAAGCCCGCTACGGCGACGACTGGGCGGGCCGCCTCGTCACCGAGGCCGTCCGTGGCGAGGGCGGGCGCCTCCTGAATGCAAACGGCGAGCGGTTCATGGAGCGGTACTCGCCGGACCAGATGGAACTCGATGCCCGCGACGTGGTCGCCCGCGCCATCGCCCGCGAGATCCGCGAGGGGCGAGGGACCGAAAACGGCGGCGTCTATCTGGATATCTCCCACCGGGAGGACCAGTACGTCAAGGATCGGCTACCGAGAATGCACGAGCGCTTCGCCGAGCTGGGCGTCGACATCACCGAGGAACCGATGGAGGTCGCCCCGACCGCCCACTACTCGATGGGCGGCGTCGACATCGACTTCGAGACCGGTGAGACAGGTGTCGAGGGGCTCTACGCGGTCGGCGAGACGGTCGCCGGCGTCCACGGCGCGAACCGGCTGGGCGGCAACTCGCTGGCCGAGACCGTCGCCATCGGCAAGCTCGTCGGCGAGCACGTCGCCGAGCAAATCGACGGGGATCCGTCGGTGCCCACCACCGTGAAGACGCTCGCGGAGCGGGAGTTCCGATCGCTGAAGCGACTCGCGGCAGCGGACGGCACGGAGCGACCACAGCAGCTACTGGACGACCTCGGCGACGTCCTCTGGAAGCACGCCGGGATCCTCAGAGACGAGGCGAGCCTGCGTGCTGGGCTCCGAGAGGTCCAGGCGCTCCGCGAGCGCACTGCCGACTTGCGCGTCGAGGGCGACCGGGCCGGCCGGGACTTCGAGTTCGCCGTCGACCTCGCTTTCAGCATCACGCTCGCGGAAGCACTGCTCGAAAGCGCGCTCCGGCGCGAGGAGTCCCGCGGCGCGCACTACCGGACCGACTACCCCGAGATCGACCCTGACTGGCAGCGAAACGTGCTCGTCGACGCCGGGGATACCGGGCTCGAACTACGAACCCGTGGCGTTCCAGAACCCAGCGAGGAGATCCAGGAAGCGATCGAGGAAGGGCACGAACTCGACTACCACCACCTGGAGTGAGCTAGCGTGGCTCCGGATACGCGATCGTTCCACGTTCTATCCGGTGGTCCCGCCCTTCGGGGACGGACAGGAGCGACT harbors:
- a CDS encoding L-aspartate oxidase; translated protein: MTRLPLWEEAKTPTGPQGDVQSVEYETVQIPVLVVGAGAAGARVAIELAEAGVEPLVIGKRDHGDAHTTWAAGGINAALGSLDSEDGWTIHAADTLDEGHFINDPMAVELTTSEMPDRIRELDEWGMGFDRTENGRINQRYFGAQSFRRTCFVGDRTGEAMLDALVSKAQSLSIPYRENVMITRLLSDGTGVHGAVGYDMETGEFLLFETDHVVLAAGGYSALYNRHSSRDDENNGDGPVLALEAGASLMDIEFVQFHPTGMVEARYGDDWAGRLVTEAVRGEGGRLLNANGERFMERYSPDQMELDARDVVARAIAREIREGRGTENGGVYLDISHREDQYVKDRLPRMHERFAELGVDITEEPMEVAPTAHYSMGGVDIDFETGETGVEGLYAVGETVAGVHGANRLGGNSLAETVAIGKLVGEHVAEQIDGDPSVPTTVKTLAEREFRSLKRLAAADGTERPQQLLDDLGDVLWKHAGILRDEASLRAGLREVQALRERTADLRVEGDRAGRDFEFAVDLAFSITLAEALLESALRREESRGAHYRTDYPEIDPDWQRNVLVDAGDTGLELRTRGVPEPSEEIQEAIEEGHELDYHHLE